The nucleotide sequence aAATATTattcaggtcatgcggtatttgagaccgaaccatgccttaggccatgcggtatttgagaccgaaacatgccttgcctcttatagatttatggtttaaattcatgcatgcaagacaacaaaatcaaatagataTGCATGCAATGATTTCCTTatttctagataggatttccttttcttaagttttcctATTTAGTCTAGGATTTATGTGTTAAGAGTTTTAGGAACTTAtcctaattaaatatttaatccgaaattttatgttttaatttatggaaCTTTAacataagtttttaatttaatcggATATACTCTTAAACTATAATGTAAATTTTACTTAAGTTTTAGGATAATGGTTAAGAGTTATGGAAGTTATCCTAATTGATCCTAGACAAGCTCATACTCGAGTTCTATGGTTTTCATGGCCGAAAATTTACAGGAAAACTATGTTCAAGTTTATCTAAGAAATCCTAAGAGTTAATTCATGCAGCCGAGTTCTATTAACAGCCTATACATGTTCGAATTTCTATATGATGCATGAATGACCAAGTTTTAATATCCTAGAACAGTTTGATTTAATATCTTATGAATCTAACAATTTTggttctaggttcttatgcatcacaacaagcaacaatcaaccaaattttaatcttgtaatataattggttttaattctcaagaaatctaacaacctaaacatgatccaaattttaagttttaggttttagagatcttaaactatgttggttgttttacttgtttgtttttaaggTTCAATAGCTTTAAGGTTCAGATTCGAATATATGGTTTTAAGAGGGTTTCGAGTTTTATTTACCTTCACCGATTAGGATTCTGACTGGTtatgaaccgggagctaaagaccttgGTAATTCCTCTCTTCCTCGATCACGAACAGCTTCCGCGAACAGCTTCCCTCGAACAGCTCCTCGCGAACTCACCCCCGAAACCGCGAACCAACGAACCTCGATCGGGTTTAGGATAAAACTTGATCACGAGCTAAGGATGCTCGTGAATCAACAAGAGATCTCCGAGACAAGAGGATaagtctcgaagaagaagaagaacaaaggcggtttagggttttagagaagaagagaatcggcggctgccttagggttttagggttagagGCTATcatgctgataacgtgttgtaaactagaggaTATAGGgagaaatctcttgttcttattattgaatGAAGTCTCaagaggttacatatatataggttcCTATAAAGGATTAAGTAAACCGACCTAAGACTAATACATAGCCGCATGAGCTTTAGGACATGGCCGATGGGCCTAAGTACAATGGACCATAACTATAGAGATAATACACGGGCCGGTCAGATAGaatccactaagtgttttacaacagttttgactcttttttagttttttttgggtgatttgGTATGTAAAGTTCTCAACTAAACAGATTGGATCCGTTAATGATAACATAAAATAAGTCGACCaggaaaacaatataaaatttgggctactagtagtagtagtaggtaCAGCAGTCCGTTCCGAAAGATTGATAGTTCTTGTCTCCTCGATTCAAAAGTAGTTTGAGAGTGGACTATGCTAACAGTCCAAAGAAATTACGAGACTCGGCCTTCAATTTTCTTgttatcaaagaaaaaacaatataaaatatgaaataaatcaacaataaattaaaataaagaatcagTGTTAATGTCTTTTGTCCttaatacaacttaattaaaagaaaagaaaggccTTAGTAAAAGGAGTCATCTATATATCTGTTATAAACCGCTATAAAGATTCACAAATCCAAAAACTTTTGAGAAAGTTGTGAGACCCTCAAACCCtagcttttgatatttttaaaaataaacgtatttctaattttattccTAGAAACTTCTGCTACTTCATTCATACTACTACTCTCAGTGCCACATTTTCCGCCTCCCAGTGGTGACCCTTGAAGAATGATGGCTTCTCCCAGAATCGCTTGGCTTTGctaattaattatgtttctcAAGAGGTTAATTATGCACTTCGAGACAGTAAGCTAGGAGTAATTAAATGTGTAACTAATTTAGTTCTTACtaactatttttaaataaattaatattacttctgtataaaaaatgtcattttgatACAGGACCCACAAATTGAGAAAAACTAgaagtatataaatatacttttatttaatgaatagttaattatttaagtTTAGTAAAAAGAGTTTTGGGTTAAGGGTAAATAAGAAAGTTGATGTAAAAAGTcacattgaaaatataaagtgATATTCTTtgtgaaataaagaaaattttataaaatgacactatttgtaaaacaaataatgtatttttataatttttgatcgATGTGTATTCAGAATAATGTATTCAGAATTCACACAGCAAAATATAactgaaacttaaaaaaaaaaaattagtgagaAAACAGAtttcttattattcaaaaacatttcaaaaaatacCTAACTCGCGTGGATTGCAAATTAGGATTTTAAATTGTTAACTAGTAAATTAAGCCTAGCTAGGATTTTTGAATGTGTAAGATGTTCTCGTTTTGTTTAGTCCAAGCTAGCTATTCTTTACATTTCCGTGGTATCGaatgtaaataaaaagtttatttccatatctttggaaaaaattcatcattttctcTATCTTATACACTTCTAGATTTGATGCaattttttgaagattttttagATAGATCGATTTGATCATCTAGACCGaatttaaattgattaattttttattcttgCCATATTATACAAATATCACGTTTCTCCCACATGTTATTAGTTTAAACATTTTACAGATCAAGCCGTTCACACTTCACACAGATGGCATCACTACTCATAAtcttgttttgacttttgtctttttgtctttttttttttttaataaaaaggaatGCATAAGAAATCGTTACAAGAAAGTTCTattgtttctaattttgtttttttgttaggaCGTGTAAAGTTCTCAACTAAGGTGTTTACTGGTTCTCCCACTACTTCTCGTAAATGCTGCGTTTgtgggtggtagcggttgctaacgattggaaccaatcacataAAACGCTCCCAATCGTTCCTAATCGCTTCTAACCGctccaaaccactgaattccaaaagctgcttcccacaagcgtttgcggttgcggacAATTGcgtttggatttcttttttttgtaaaaaaacttaaaagaaatcaatgataatgaatttttttgttatatcttctatctaaccattttactcattaagtatgagagaaaatgaagtacgaaTACGATTgcaaagattataaaataaacaattagaagaaaataatattccaattaataATAACCCGGaaaatttgatgtaaatttaatggcacatcacacaagttcaaaaaaaatctaaataaatataatatttcatcagaaatttaagaaaataagattatttatgaaaaaaattaaaacaaatcaccagtgactcttctcaactctcacttgatTATTCATGCCGATGCAACTACTGATCCACGAtctaagaaaaaagagaaaagatctacgatctaaagcatatgttttgtcatttatcaaattacttgattaattttttggtgaaaagccaaatgcataaaggaataagtatttcaatatgaaatttatttattttttgaataattatttttgtattttttaataaattttaattataaatcaagtttaataaaaattttggtgtttttaaacatttttatattatatatcacatttgtTATGTTTCAACCGCTATTGCATCCGCTCGTCAACCAGTCGTAACCCTTCTGCAAACGCActaattttaaaccgctaaaccagtcgtttAAAACGCTTAATAatgcttgaaaccgcaatcgttCGTTTctgcaatctcccgcaaccacAAGTGCAGCATTTGAACCAGTCAGTTAACTTGATCCGGTAATGATATTGATAACATAAAATAAGTCGACcaagaaaacaattcaaaatgaGTGGTAGGCAAAGTCGACCCGCTTGAAAGATTGATAATTCTTGTGTCTTCGATATTATTTGATAAagtattgtataatttttttaataatattgatattaaaaCATTTAGTTAAAAAGTTGTTTGTAAATTTGTGTCGttacacaaagaaaaagcaATATAAACTAGAGAAAACTGgccaaaaattatgtttttaaaattttaaaaaatattttcacattgcaaaaattgcaaaatattttttcaatgcTTATTTTACCTTatagaaagataaataagtttCACTAAATAACAAATGGGTTTCTCACTTCCTCTATTACTCCTTTTCGACGAGactatataaaactatatttctagccaaaaaaatgtcattaGTTTGGCAACTTtatattttggaaataaaagccaaaaaagaattgataaaaaaatttctggcaaaatttaaacttgacaaaaaaaatcaaatcaatagTATCgtttattacaaaaagaaaaatacgaagtttaacaaaattattcataactcttttttttttcttttggttcacATATAAGTTTTCATAATTAAGCCTCTAAATTCATGGTTTAACACAATGACCACAGTACaggtgaacccaaaaaaaaaaaacacaatgacCACCATGGATTGCtacaaaagaaatatttcatGGTTTAATTCATGGTCATTGTATTAACTCATAGCAAAAATAGCAATTCATGGTGGTCATTGTGTTAATTCATGAATTGCtacaaaagaaatatttcatTGTGTTAATTCATggtttaatatttcttttgtagCAATTCATTGGTGGTCATTGTGTTAACTCATAgcaagaaatattaaaaaataaaagattaaatcTAGGTTTACTATTTTTAGAATTTCGTATGAATacataaaattccaaaaatagtcGTTCTGATCGTGATATGTAAtgtaatcatttttatttcatagaaaattaatatattgtataagggattttaatagatcttcCTTTACTTCGCAGGCCCTGTCACTAAATCTATCACCGAGACGGGAGACAAATCAAGCGGATCACCTGTAGTATTATTATCAACACGTTGTAAGTACGAATACTCGTCCGTGTTTATTTTATTGCATGAAGCGCCTTATTGTCGATAAGAAAGCACCAGCTCATAtcataaaatgtttaattaattacttcTTTTCGTATAGGACAGCTCATTTATGTGCTACGGTAGGTCTTTTTTTAATCAAGTTTTATAAGTTGTTGTGTTCCCATCTTCGTTGACGCTGTTCTCAATACTTTTAAAAGGAAGTGATTTTTCGTCTTTAGCTTGACCATTCTCacaattacaaaagaaaaaaaaaaagaaaagaagaagaagatgatgttgtaTTTAGTCTTAGGATCCTGCATCATCGGAGCACTTCTTcttgttattcttctttttcttatttacgTACTCCGTGAGTTATATTATGATGCCATGGGAGGGCGACTGGAAGGTGAGTCTTTTTCTTAAGTTAGTGAAATTTCAACAAATCTCCTTTagtaaatcatatttttgacaTAACGTCAGAGTaacaaaatcttctttttttttttttttgtcaccgcAGCTGATAAGGAAGCTAGAGCGGAAGAGGAACACCTTATAAGCCCGATCAGGCCGAGCATCTCAGCTGATTGTACAGTTCCGGGTGAGTCAATTACTTTACCATTTCTTTTACTTCTGataacaacagaaaaaaaaaaaaaaaaaaagtcttatatatgtttccaacatatatatacacagtcCAATCGAGTTCATCAGGAAGAACAAAGCGAAAGGCCGACGATTTCTGCATAGGTATTGAAGAAGCCGCTTGCCCGAGCGCAGACACAATAACGAGTGGTATTCCAACAAGCAATCAAATGTACAGTGGACCCCACTATAAGTTGAGAGGACCAAAAGATAGCGATTCAGATTAGAATTCATATAAACTGATTAGTGCcaacattttattttgtctctctctttttcagcAATTTTCTTTCCACACACTGCAGCAAATTTAATATGAATGCTCTCTTAATTGCTCTTTAATTAAAATCAAGCCACTAGTTTCTTGACTGATTTCACTCACAGTTTGTGCAACATGCTCCAATGTATCAAAATACAAgttatatatgttatttgttATGGTTACTCATGAGTACATCACACTGGAACTGTAATAACCTCTCCCAAACAAGAATCTATGTAAGGACGTAAGTAACACAATCTTGTGGCGGACTTTGTTGAAAAGACTTCGAGCCGGTTGTGTGACAATGCGATCTATGGCCATTCTGATCAGCTAGTTAATTTGATATAAGTACTTGTGCAGACTTCCTCATCCCACTCCCGGTGCCAAAGTACACATCAGTCGCCGCCTCCCAGTGGTGACCCTTGAAGACTGACAGTTTCTCCGGGATCCGCTTGGCTTTGCTAATTATTAAAGTATGTTCCTCAAGAGGTTATGCGTTTAACCCATATAACCCATATAAGGAAGTGCCTTAGTTTTGTCGATTGCAAAGCACCAGCTCATATCATCAATTGATTAATGTGTTCAATTCTTTTTCTAGGGTATTTGATACAGTTAgttagaaatttagaattagA is from Camelina sativa cultivar DH55 chromosome 20, Cs, whole genome shotgun sequence and encodes:
- the LOC104770596 gene encoding uncharacterized protein LOC104770596; this encodes MMLYLVLGSCIIGALLLVILLFLIYVLRELYYDAMGGRLEADKEARAEEEHLISPIRPSISADCTVPVQSSSSGRTKRKADDFCIGIEEAACPSADTITSGIPTSNQMYSGPHYKLRGPKDSDSD